In Zygosaccharomyces rouxii strain CBS732 chromosome D complete sequence, one DNA window encodes the following:
- a CDS encoding uncharacterized protein (conserved hypothetical protein), which translates to MSESNGKLSSRVMNMKFMRQTFDQPVEPPKPVRDGSQWNKSNKRKVVKIKKPQKKVVKSGVSISQLKGSPNAKREYSNDQ; encoded by the coding sequence ATGTCTGAATccaatggtaaattatcaAGTCGTGTCATGAATATGAAATTCATGAGGCAGACTTTCGATCAACCAGTCGAACCTCCAAAGCCAGTTAGGGACGGATCTCAGTGGAATAAAAGTAATAAGCGTAAAGTAGTTAAAATCAAGAAACCTCAAAAGAAAGTTGTCAAGTCAGGTGTAAGTATTTCACAGCTCAAGGGTTCTCCAAATGCTAAGAGAGAGTACTCCAATGATCAATAA
- the RAD18 gene encoding E3 ubiquitin-protein ligase RAD18 (similar to uniprot|P10862 Saccharomyces cerevisiae YCR066W RAD18 Protein involved in postreplication repair binds single-stranded DNA and has single-stranded DNA dependent ATPase activity forms heterodimer with Rad6p contains RING-finger motif) produces MNYNVSDATDFSHTSIPQLSQLDTLVRCHICKDLLKIPVLTPCSHTFCSLCIREYLTREPKCPLCLSELRESNLRSEFLVNEIIESYRSVRDELLESLKEDQRNNAEKSLIELTDDDNDDDLQIVGTNQKEEVKRDKNEKSVGKVTKPSTSTGLNSLLNSQRDKSKTKEKLAQCPICSNFYPIQALERTHLDECLTMQSLDESTDVKKRTPTPPSPRIKSPKSSSKPKRAVNAKDDISHVDKYLSSFNTGQRRERLPKINFTSMSLSQIKQKLASLSLPTHGSRQNMIARYNHYEVLWNSNFCDAIEPVDESELRRQLASWEASHNPSNGNNGTNIISKMMRRANQGNSYQKLLADFKTDNFQRKSWILMFRKDFKNLIQEAKRSIPRESKTTGSVDNQIAVPENTEKE; encoded by the coding sequence ATGAATTATAATGTTAGTGATGCTACAGATTTTTCCCATACTTCAATACCACAATTATCACAATTAGATACTTTAGTAAGATGCCATATATGCAAAGATTTACTTAAAATACCAGTATTGACGCCATGTAGCCATACATTTTGTTCATTATGCATCAGAGAATATTTAACGAGGGAACCCAAATGTCCACTTTGTCTCAGTGAGCTGAGGGAATCCAACTTGAGAAGTGAATTCTTAGTTAATGAAATTATTGAATCCTACAGGTCTGTTAGAGATGAGCTACTAGAGTCACTGAAAGAGGATCAGCGTAACAATGCTgagaaatctttgatagaattgactgatgatgataatgacgATGATCTACAAATAGTGGGAACAAAtcagaaagaagaagtgaAAAGAGACAAGAATGAGAAGTCTGTGGGAAAAGTGACTAAACCATCCACATCCACTGGACTAAACTCATTACTAAACTCACAAAGAGATAAATCCAAAActaaggaaaaattggctCAATGTCCTATATGCTCgaatttttatccaattcaagCCTTAGAAAGAACTCATTTAGATGAATGCCTAACGATGCAGAGCTTGGATGAAAGTACTGACGTGAAGAAACGCacaccaacaccaccaaGTCCTCGAATAAAAAGtcccaaatcttcttccaaaccTAAGAGAGCAGTTAATGCCAAAGATGACATTTCTCATGTTGACAAATACCTTTCGTCATTCAATACTGGTCAGAGACGTGAAAGACTGCCTAAGATTAATTTTACTTCAATGAGTCTATCACAGATCAAGCAAAAATTAGCGTCATTAAGTCTACCAACTCATGGTTCAAGACAAAATATGATTGCACGTTATAATCATTACGAAGTTCTTTGGAACAGCAATTTCTGCGATGCTATCGAACCAGTTGATGAAAGTGAATTGAGACGACAACTGGCGAGTTGGGAAGCATCTCATAATCCTTCAAATGGCAACAACGGTACTAATATCATATCaaaaatgatgagaagGGCCAACCAGGGGAATTCTTACCAGAAGTTGTTGGCAGATTTCAAGACTGATAACTTCCAGAGGAAATCATGGATTCTTATGTTTAGaaaagatttcaagaatCTTATACAGGAAGCTAAAAGAAGTATACCAAGAGAATCAAAGACGACAGGTAGCGTCGATAATCAAATAGCAGTTCCA
- the BUD31 gene encoding U2 snRNP complex subunit BUD31 (similar to uniprot|P25337 Saccharomyces cerevisiae YCR063W BUD31 Protein involved in bud-site selection diploid mutants display a random budding pattern instead of the wild-type bipolar pattern) gives MPTAPPPGFEKIKPALDEFESQLRQIHHAKTSRIAAKKDENPWEILRISNERSRYIFNLFYKRKAISRDLYEWLLKNRLADRQLIAKWKKKGYEKLCCLKCIQRKETNHGNVCICRIPRAQLLEKDRNTFHQCNNCGCHGCSSTD, from the coding sequence ATGCCAActgcaccaccaccaggGTTCGAAAAGATCAAACCTGCTCTCGACGAGTTCGAATCTCAATTACGACAAATTCACCATGCAAAGACATCCAGGATAGCTGCAAAGAAAGACGAAAATCCATGGGAAATCCTAAGAATCAGTAACGAACGGTCTCGATACATTTTTAACCTTTTCTACAAACGTAAAGCCATTTCAAGAGATCTGTACGAGTGGTTACTGAAAAATCGATTAGCCGATAGGCAACTGATCGCCaaatggaagaagaaaggcTACGAGAAACTTTGTTGCCTCAAGTGCATCCAACGCAAGGAAACTAACCATGGAAACGTTTGTATTTGCAGAATTCCCAGAGCCCAACTGCTTGAAAAGGACAGAAACACGTTCCACCAATGCAACAACTGTGGATGTCACGGTTGCTCAAGCACCGACTGA
- the HCM1 gene encoding Hcm1p (some similarities with uniprot|P25364 Saccharomyces cerevisiae YCR065W HCM1 Forkhead transcription factor involved in cell cycle specific transcription of SPC110 encoding a spindle pole body (SPB) calmodulin binding protein dosage-dependent suppressor of calmodulin mutants with specific defects in SPB assembly) has translation MSSGKLCDNDLNQYNNCLMALEDGPPLLEGASKRSFLDMTTSGGKEMITPPNSTIRKSGPQDLSLNGLRPPLSPALSSPIASRPKKQRSEGNSGSSGSSGSLRSNGNFTLQELLESLEKRRDNGELTKKPPYSYATLIGLAILQSALGKLTLSQIYNWISVHFPYYKQKDAGWQNSIRHNLSLNDAFIKTEKSNDGKGHFWQVKPGCETKFFKGETGSYEDVRSKLRDLDRFFDNPEEEDVEETEGPTSGLAAPAFQQPRRLHISADEEEEEEEEEEEEEEEEEEEEDDDDDDDEDGDEDDEHRAVDGPHIGNDESYNNSIFHIHSSPGAAPLHLKDLHTRDSFPDDNDEGANNEFGNVKRYPDTIFSPQDFKKYSCSFNSSFEETSPRPTRVDEPLFDSNDFAIDEEHQLRQSPLENVSQMDLLKTPKASSGPNYERTPMRFITSPRDGSASMKRWQTPSHLFEDLYCSPLFKSVCTPMKEGLPGVSPRNVSAPDIMSSNRRTKISSSGLFGVDVYAVWKRATESTMSRNNDNGNNQKLGIPFKSTPSRERDGNMGDTTDGDKER, from the coding sequence ATGAGCTCCGGTAAACTCTGTGATAACGATCTAAATCAATATAACAACTGTCTGATGGCTCTCGAAGATGGGCCTCCCCTCCTGGAGGGAGCAAGCAAGAGAAGCTTTTTAGATATGACAACTAGTGGTGGTAAGGAAATGATTACGCCACCAAATTCAACGATTAGGAAATCAGGCCCACAAGACTTAAGCCTGAACGGATTGAGGCCTCCATTATCACCTGCACTGTCGTCACCCATTGCATCGAGACCAAAGAAGCAAAGATCCGAAGGAAATAGCGGTAGTAGTGGCAGTAGTGGATCGTTACGTTCAAACGGAAATTTTACACTTCAAGAACTATTAGAATCATTGGAAAAGCGTAGAGATAATGGAGAGTTGACCAAAAAGCCACCGTATTCTTACGCGACGCTAATTGGACTAGCAATTCTGCAATCGGCACTGGGTAAGCTAACACTGTCGCAGATCTACAATTGGATTTCAGTTCATTTTCCCTACTATAAGCAAAAGGATGCAGGTTGGCAGAATTCTATCAGGCATAACTTATCACTAAACGATGCATTCATAAAGACTGAAAAATCGAACGATGGCAAGGGTCATTTTTGGCAAGTAAAACCAGGTTGTGAGACTaagtttttcaaaggtgaGACTGGTTCATATGAAGACGTTAGAAGCAAATTGCGAGATTTAGACAGATTCTTTGATAAtcctgaagaagaagacgtGGAAGAAACTGAAGGACCAACTAGCGGATTGGCAGCACCTGCATTCCAACAACCTCGTAGACTCCACATCTCtgcagatgaagaagaggaagaagaagaagaagaagaagaagaagaagaagaagaagaagaagaagaagatgatgatgatgatgatgacgaagacGGGGACGAGGATGACGAACACAGAGCAGTCGATGGACCCCATATTGGTAATGATGAATCCTATaacaattcaatttttcacatcCACTCGTCGCCTGGTGCGGCTCCattgcatttgaaagatttacACACAAGAGATTCGTTTCCcgatgataatgatgagGGTGCGAATAACGAGTTTGGAAACGTCAAAAGATATCCTGATACCATCTTTTCACCacaagatttcaaaaaatattcatgttctttcaattcaagttttgaagaaacctCACCAAGACCTACTCGAGTTGACGAACCATTATTCGACTCAAACGATTTTGctattgatgaagaacatCAACTACGGCAATCTCCGTTGGAAAATGTTTCGCAGATGGATTTATTAAAGACTCCAAAGGCATCAAGTGGTCCGAATTATGAAAGAACACCTATGAGATTTATTACTTCGCCTCGTGATGGTTCAGCTAGTATGAAAAGATGGCAAACCCCTTCACACCTTTTCGAGGATTTATACTGCTCACCATTATTCAAAAGTGTTTGTACACCAATGAAGGAAGGACTACCTGGCGTTTCTCCGAGAAACGTTTCTGCTCCGGATATAATGTCTTCCAATAGAAGAACTAAAATCTCATCTAGTGGGTTATTTGGAGTTGACGTTTATGCAGTTTGGAAAAGAGCTACAGAAAGTACAATGTCTAGGAATAACGATAACGGGAATAATCAAAAATTAGGTATCCCATTCAAATCGACTCCTAGTCGTGAGCGGGACGGTAATATGGGAGATACAACGGATGGCGATAAGGAACGATAG
- the TVS1 gene encoding Tvs1p (similar to gnl|GLV|CAGL0K09218g Candida glabrata CAGL0K09218g and some similarites with YCR061W uniprot|P25639 Saccharomyces cerevisiae YCR061W Protein of unknown function green fluorescent protein (GFP)-fusion protein localizes to the cytoplasm in a punctate pattern) yields MSNSAKKIVWLVLLLAVGLAHAHEMEDMDMDMDESSPEPTNTTMPLASVSPVPFEPKHPHGLPILQRPGLTAGEKLYWDQYNSTSYFNTDKGNRAALHYHVLSLVSSIVFFYPICLVLHSIKSSWYLLALLVNLIVVLSSLFSLSVFASTFPEDWYPNNCYSKTSWILFFTILVHFVSAVVTKASRWVVGSNALHDYNDGGFIPLQEMAPTPEDEPEEEAEREETEDSLQRHKDEQALRNRRDNFLSRLLGGEFVQRVARNFGTPFEIIYRTLNYPLFIYLMVDCGIGLAVGCLMGKGARIFNLLAHWIKGGVFFVLGLVSLARYCGVGKGHGWAWNKIIVKRDPLRSRSSAWKRFFSPRGTITMEGIESFLIFFYGSTNVFLEHLAGAGGAWTAKDLQHVSIAFMYIGTGLCGLLTECKLNQWKFEHVMQHSEGLDREEVEQASPGYSPNPFPTFTIFWTGILMSQHAQASEASRLIHMQWGYLLSYGSFFRLLTFVFLFLVPNKDLRPSLPFTELISSFCLMCGGLVFMESTDQVVEALEYRGFTPMFSFNISVGFVALLMGWEMVLLFWRNWLEKRQSSQL; encoded by the coding sequence ATGAGTAATAGTGCTAAGAAAATCGTATGGCTAGTGTTGCTGCTCGCGGTGGGCTTGGCTCATGCGCATGAAATGGAGGATATGGATATGGATATGGATGAGAGTTCGCCAGAACCAACGAATACGACGATGCCCCTTGCTTCTGTAAGTCCGGTGCCATTTGAACCAAAGCACCCACATGGACTACCAATTCTGCAGAGACCTGGTTTAACTGCTGGCGAAAAATTGTATTGGGATCAATACAACAGCACTAGTTATTTCAATACCGACAAGGGTAATAGGGCTGCGTTGCATTACCATGTGTTATCTCTAGTGTCGTCAATAGTCTTTTTTTATCCAATCTGCTTGGTTCTTCACAGTATCAAGTCTAGTTGGTACCTGTTGGCACTTTTGGTTAATCTGATAGTCGTTCTATCTTCTCTGTTTTCTCTGAGTGTATTTGCAAGTACTTTCCCTGAAGATTGGTATCCAAACAATTGCTACTCCAAGACTTCATGGATCTTgttcttcaccattttgGTCCATTTTGTCTCTGCAGTGGTAACGAAGGCATCTCGTTGGGTTGTCGGCAGCAATGCTTTGCACGATTACAATGACGGTGGATTTATTCCCTTGCAGGAAATGGCACCAACAcctgaagatgaaccaGAAGAGGAAGCGGAACGGGAAGAAACTGAAGACTCTTTGCAGCGTCATAAAGATGAACAGGCCTTGAGAAATCGTAGGGATAACTTCTTATCACGTTTATTGGGTGGTGAATTCGTGCAAAGAGTCGCTCGCAACTTTGGTAcaccttttgaaattatttACAGAACGTTGAACTACCCGCTTTTCATCTATTTGATGGTGGATTGTGGTATTGGGTTAGCTGTTGGTTGTCTAATGGGTAAAGGTGCCAGGATCTTTAACCTTTTGGCACACTGGATTAAAGGTGgtgttttctttgttttgGGTCTAGTTTCATTAGCAAGATACTGTGGTGTCGGTAAGGGACATGGTTGGGCATGGAATAAGATTATCGTTAAGAGGGATCCTCTAAGATCAAGATCTTCTGCATGGAAAAGATTCTTTAGTCCTCGTGGTACAATTACAATGGAAGGTATTGAATCGtttttgatctttttctATGGAAGTACCAATGTGTTTTTGGAACATTTGGcaggtgcaggtggtgCATGGACCGCTAAAGATTTACAACATGTGTCTATCGCGTTCATGTATATCGGTACTGGTCTATGTGGACTTTTAACAGAATGCAAATTAAACCAATGGAAATTTGAACATGTTATGCAACACAGTGAAGGTCTTGATagagaagaagttgaaCAAGCATCCCCAGGTTACTCTCCAAATCCTTTCCCCacatttaccattttctgGACAGGTATATTAATGTCACAGCATGCACAAGCATCAGAAGCTTCGAGACTAATCCATATGCAATGGGGGTATTTGTTATCATACGGTTCATTCTTTAGACTCCTAACATTTgtgtttttatttttggTTCCTAACAAAGATTTGAGACCATCCTTACCATTTACAGAactaatttcttcattttgtTTGATGTGTGGTGGATTGGTATTTATGGAATCTACAGATCAAGTGGTCGAAGCATTAGAATACAGAGGCTTTACACCAATGTTCAGCTTTAACATAAGTGTTGGTTTCGTGGCATTATTGATGGGATGGGAAATGGTGCTTTTGTTTTGGAGAAATTGGTTAGAGAAAAGACAAAGTTCTCAATTGTAA
- the YIH1 gene encoding Yih1p (similar to uniprot|P25637 Saccharomyces cerevisiae YCR059C YIH1 piecemeal microautophagy of the nucleus (PMN)) produces the protein MSDEVLALEAIYPELVKRHVEDGSVLWLTVPEREHVSVQVSVSSEYPSLAAPSLVDVKGADNDCRKQLESLLHRCWEDAGGEVCLYEFMAESTSVVPEKEEDDNDVREEVSVPLVNPFEGWKISEPVYDRGSTFVGYATSTEIEEEALERLDRLKCDSKIRRGQHVMCAWRMKRQLNGREIVFQDCDDDGETASGGRMLNLLVAMGVWNVMVVVVRWFNGTHIGPDRFRHINSVAREAVLQL, from the coding sequence ATGTCAGATGAAGTATTGGCACTAGAGGCGATATATCCTGAACTTGTCAAGAGACATGTGGAAGACGGTAGCGTTTTATGGTTAACTGTTCCCGAGAGAGAACATGTATCTGTACAAGTCTCTGTAAGTAGTGAGTATCCTTCGTTAGCTGCACCCTCTTTAGTAGATGTGAAAGGTGCTGATAACGATTGTAGGAAGCAGTTAGAATCACTTTTGCATAGATGCTGGGAGGATGCAGGTGGTGAAGTCTGTCTGTATGAATTCATGGCAGAATCAACTAGTGTAGTACCGGaaaaagaggaagatgataatgatgtAAGGGAGGAAGTGTCGGTCCCACTTGTGAACCCATTTGAAGGTTGGAAGATTTCCGAACCCGTTTATGATAGAGGCTCTACATTTGTTGGATATGCCACCAGTACGgagattgaagaagaggCATTAGAAAGACTAGATAGGCTGAAATGTGATTCTAAAATCCGTCGTGGGCAGCATGTAATGTGTGCGTGGAGGATGAAAAGACAGTTAAACGGCAGAGAGATTGTGTTCCAGGACTGCGACGATGACGGTGAAACTGCTAGTGGGGGTAGAATGTTAAATTTATTGGTCGCAATGGGAGTTTGGAATGTGATGGTGGTTGTAGTTAGATGGTTTAACGGAACACATATTGGCCCTGATAGATTTCGTCACATTAATTCTGTCGCTAGAGAAGCTGTTTTACAGCTGTGA
- the PWP2 gene encoding snoRNA-binding rRNA-processing protein PWP2 (highly similar to uniprot|P25636 Saccharomyces cerevisiae YCR057C PWP2 part of small (ribosomal) subunit (SSU) processosome (contains U3 snoRNA) Eight WD-repeats with homology with G protein beta subunits flanked by nonhomologous N-terminal and C-terminal extensions regulatory protein), whose protein sequence is MKADFKFHNLLGTVYRQGDLVFTQDGSNLLSPVGNRVSVFDLVHNKSFTLDYEHRKNIATMDLNRQGTLLISVDEDGRAILVNFKSRTVLHHFNFQDHCYKIKFSPDGKWFAVAVGRFLQIWRTPSVTEDRQFAPFVRYRVHAGHFQDLLSLSWSYDGRFILTTSKDLTSRLWSVYSEDKELASTTFAGHRDYVMGAFFSNDQEKIYTLGKDGALFQWEYTSKDEEEDPEEEPDLSKYRWRITNKHFCLNGRNKVKCVSFHAAANLLIIGFDNGEFRIYELPHFTLLQQLSMGQNPVDTVTINSTGEWLAFGSRQLGQLLVYEWQSESYVLKQQGHFDSMNSLTYSPDGSRVVTASDDGKIKVWDVVSGFCIVTLEGHTSSVTGIQFAKRGQVLFTSSLDGTVRAWDLIRYRNFRVFTSVERIQFTCVAVDPSGEVVCAGSTDSFDIHVWSVQTGQLVDQLAGHEGPVSCLSFSRETSTLASASWDRTIRVWSIFGRSQQVEPIEVFSDVLAISTRPDGEQVACSTLHGQITIFDITAAKQVGNIDCRKDIISGRHLEDRFTAKNSQRSKFFTTINYSFDGLAIVAGGNNNSICLYDVANEVLLRRFVVSKNMTLNGTLEFLNSKRLTEAGSLDLIDDAGENSDLEDRIDNTLPGSNRGGDLSTRRVRPEVRVTSIQFSPTATAFAAASTEGLLVYSIDDTLVFDPFDLDVDVTPQTTLESLKKKSYLESLVMAFRLNEDYLIQRIYEAIPASQINLVSSSLPVVYVGRILKFIADYAMESQHIEFNLLWIKALLCSHGSYINLHKQDFASAMRSIQRFLGRIAKDVVATSKTNTYAYRFLTSTQGKIDGEDDEQGQDGGDASEEEDGLNGLDEDEKMTDHEDEEEWQGFEDKKKQLPLQDDGESDDEEDLI, encoded by the coding sequence ATGAAAGCTGATTTCAAGTTTCATAACCTTTTGGGGACTGTTTATCGACAAGGTGACTTAGTATTTACCCAGGATGGTTCTAATTTACTTTCACCTGTTGGTAATAGAGTGTCTGTATTTGATTTAGTTCACAACAAATCATTTACATTAGATTATGAGCACCGTAAAAATATTGCAACCATGGACTTAAACCGTCAAGGAACTCTACTGATTTctgttgatgaagacgGGAGAGCCATTTTGGTAAACTTCAAATCCAGAACAGTTTTGCACCATtttaatttccaagatcATTGCTACAAAATTAAGTTTAGTCCTGATGGTAAATGGTTTGCGGTAGCAGTTGGTAGATTTTTGCAAATCTGGAGAACACCAAGTGTAACTGAAGACCGTCAATTTGCTCCCTTTGTTAGATATAGAGTGCATGCGGGCCATTTCCAAGACCTTTTATCACTGTCATGGTCATACGACGGTAGATTCATCCTTACCACATCAAAGGATTTGACTTCGAGACTATGGTCTGTTTACTCTGaggataaagaattggctTCTACTACATTTGCAGGCCACAGGGACTACGTTATGGGGGCATTCTTTAGTAATGATCAGGAAAAGATTTACACTTTGGGTAAAGACGGTGCATTGTTCCAATGGGAGTACACTTCAAAGGACGAAGAGGAGGATCCAGAAGAGGAACCAGATCTTTCGAAATACAGATGGAGAATCACTAACAAACATTTTTGTTTGAATGGACGTAATAAAGTTAAATGTGTGTCTTTCCATGCTGCCGCCAACCTTTTGATCATTGGATTCGATAATGGTGAGTTCAGAATTTATGAATTACCGCACTTTACACTCTTGCAACAGTTATCTATGGGTCAAAACCCAGTGGATACTGTCACCATCAATTCTACTGGTGAATGGCTAGCATTTGGTTCGCGTCAATTAGGCCAGTTATTAGTTTATGAATGGCAATCTGAATCCTACGTGCTTAAGCAGCAAGGTCATTTCGATTCTATGAACAGTTTGACCTATTCCCCAGACGGGTCTCGTGTGGTGACTGCATCAGATGACGGTAAGATAAAAGTTTGGGATGTGGTTTCAGGATTCTGTATCGTTACTTTGGAAGGTCATACAAGCTCTGTCACAGGTATACAATTCGCCAAAAGAGGCCAAGTTCTTTTCACATCTTCGCTTGATGGTACGGTTAGAGCTTGGGATCTGATCAGATATCGTAACTTTAGAGTTTTCACCAGTGTGGaaagaattcaattcacTTGTGTGGCAGTTGACCCTTCGGGTGAAGTCGTCTGTGCAGGTTCTACCGACAGTTTTGACATTCACGTATGGTCTGTACAGACTGGTCAATTGGTGGATCAACTTGCCGGTCATGAAGGTCCAGTATCATGCTTATCCTTTAGTCGAGAGACGAGTACCCTAGCATCAGCATCATGGGACAGAACCATTAGGGTGTGGTCAATCTTCGGTAGATCTCAACAAGTGGAACCCATTGAAGTTTTCTCAGATGTCCTGGCTATTTCTACTAGACCCGATGGTGAACAGGTAGCTTGCTCCACTCTACATGGTCAAATTACCATTTTCGACATTACTGCAGCTAAACAAGTCGGTAATATCGATTGTAGAAAAGATATCATTTCAGGCAGACATTTAGAAGATAGATTTACCGCCAAAAATTCCCAAAGatctaaatttttcactacGATCAATTACAGTTTCGATGGATTAGCCATAGTTGCAGGTGGTAACAACAACTCTATCTGTCTTTACGATGTGGCCAACGAAGTGTTATTGAGAAGATTCGTGGTTTCTAAGAATATGACCTTAAACGGTACTTTAGAATTCCTAAACAGCAAACGACTCACTGAAGCAGGttcattggatttgattGATGATGCAGGTGAGAACTCTGATTTGGAAGATCGTATTGATAACACTTTACCTGGTTCCAATAGAGGTGGTGATCTCTCCACCAGACGTGTAAGGCCCGAAGTACGAGTTACTTCAATTCAGTTCTCCCCAACCGCCACAGCATTTGCCGCTGCATCTACAGAAGGTCTACTGGTATATTCCATTGATGACACTTTGGTCTTCGATCCATTTGACTTAGATGTTGATGTAACTCCACAGACTACTTTGGAATCactaaagaagaaatcttaTTTGGAATCATTAGTCATGGCCTTCAGATTGAACGAAGACTACTTAATTCAAAGGATCTATGAAGCAATTCCTGCTTCTCAAATCAACTTAGTGAGCAGCAGTTTACCAGTCGTATATGTTGGCAGAATTCTCAAATTTATCGCTGATTACGCTATGGAATCTCAACACATAGAATTCAATTTACTCTGGATAAAGGCTTTACTCTGTTCTCACGGTAGCTACATCAATTTGCACAAACAAGATTTTGCTTCAGCTATGAGGTCCATACAAAGATTCTTGGGTAGAATTGCCAAGGATGTAGTCGCTACCTCTAAGACTAATACCTACGCATACAGATTCCTGACATCTACACAGGGTAAGATTGACGGTGAAGACGACGAACAGGGACaagatggtggtgatgcaagtgaggaagaagatggattaAACGGTCTagatgaagacgaaaaGATGACTGACcacgaagatgaagaagaatggCAAGGTTTTGAGGATAAGAAAAAGCAGTT